The genome window CGGCGTGGTTGCCATGATTGCGATAGGTCGCGTTGGGCACCTCACCGCCGGTGTAGCCCACACGCGTCGATTCAACGCCAGGCAACTTGCGAATCAGATCCTGCATGCCCCAAAAACATCCGCCTGCCAAAACCGCTCGCTCTGTCATCATACTTCTCCATTGAATCTCATCGGAATGAAAAGAACTGTGGCATCGTCTTCCAGCCCGTGGTGGTCACCCCACAGGCTGGACGACGTTGCCACGTTCTATTTGCCAATGCAAAACCGGCCGAACACGCGGTCCAGAATATCATCGGTGTAGACCTGACCGGTCACTTCCCCGATCGCCTCAACAGCCAGACGCATTTCTGCGGCCACCAATTCGTGTCCCGCGGCTTGTTCCGTCCACTGTATCGCTTGGTCCAGGTGATCCATCGCGGCAGCCAACGAATCCTGGCAGCGTGCGGCGGTGCCGATCACATTGCCCGTCTCTCCGGCGTCCCGCTGTTCCGCGAAACCGACCAGGCTCTCGATCAATTTCTCCACGCCCGCCCCCGACTCACTGCTGAGAGCGAAGTCCGCCTGCATCAAATCACCCTCCCAATCCGCTGGCATCAAATCTCGTTTGGTCGCGACGCAGATCAGTTCTGCCGATCGCTTGGCATCCGGCACAACCGCATCAGGGTTTCTCAAGAATTCAAAATCGCCGCCGAGGGTCGCATCCATGCACCACACGTGCACGTCCGCTCCACGGGCCGCTTCCGCCGCCTGCAACTGAGCCTCGCGCGAAACACGTGCCTCCGGATCCGACTCCTCTCGTGATTCCAACCCCGCCGTGTCGATCAATTGAAACGAATGACCGCCCCAGCTCGACTCCACCGTGACCAGATCACGAGTCGTCCCGGCCTGATCGGTCACGATCGCCGACTCGGTACGCGACAAGACATTGAGCAACCGGCTCTTCCCCGCATTGGGCAACCCTCGCAGGACAACCCGAATCGTTGGCGACGCCCCCCCTCGATCACTGAGCTGCGAACGCGTTTGTGAAAGCAGAGCACGAAGTTCATCGAGCCGTCGCACCAACACTTCATCGGAGATGAACTCAATGTCTTCGTCGACAAAATCCAACCCGGCTTCCACGTCCGCCAGCAAATCCAACAAGGTTGAACGAGCGGATTGCAACGGCCGCGAAAGGTTGCCGGCCAATTGCGACAGCGCTTGATCCAAACTGCCGCGATCCTCCGCTTCGATCACGCCGAGCACCGCCTCGGCTTGCGTCAGATCCAATCGTCCAGCCAAGAACGAACGCATCGTGAACTCACCTGGACGCGCGGCTCTGGCCCCGGCCCGAATGGCCGCATCCAAACTGGATTGCAACAACGGCGGCGACCCCATCAGATGCAGTTCCGCCGAAGGCTGTCCGGTGTAGCTGCGCTGGGTCGGCCAAACCATCACGTCGACATCGATGGCACCGAGCGGCTCCCCGAGAGCGAGCCTCTTCGACGCTCGAAACGAACGTCGACCGATCGATTCGGCCGAGTCCAAGATCTCCATCCGACACAACACATCGAGGCAGTCATGACCTGACAGACGCACGATCCCGCGAGGCGCGGGCGCCATCGGCGAGGCGATGGCGGCGATGGTGTCATCCGCTTCCGAGGTCACCGGGTTGCCATGCCTGCGGCCGCTGGCCCTGCGTTCAGGCCATGGTCGCCCAGCGACGTTGTGGTTGCGGGCACACTGGAACTGGCACTGCGGGCAACCTTCGTCTCCGCTCCGTCGATACTGGGGCCGGCGTCTTTCAACGCATCCAACACACTCTGCTGAGACACCAAATCTCGCAGCACGATGGGCTCCGCTGGTGATTTCCCTGGGTAGATCGCCAACACGGGAATGGATCGACTTTGCAGCTCCTTGAGCTTGGCTTCGATCTCTGGATCTTGATCCGTCCAGTCCGCGAGCATCGGCACCGCGTCCAGCTCTTCAATCAACTGGCGAGTCGCTTCGGTGTTGAGCGCGACGTTGTAGTTGACGATGCAGTTCACACACCACTTGGCCGTGAAGTCGATCATGACCGTGCGTCCCTCGGACTGATACTCTTTCAACTTGGCTTCGTCGTAAGGCTGCCACGCAATCGTCTTCACACCTTCGGCTGGCTCCGGTGCAGGGCCCAACCACTGGAAAGCGGCGACGCCGATGATGATGGCCGAAGCCACGCCACCCGACCATGCATACAATCGCGATTGCAGGCTGCTCCAACTGGGCACCTTGCCGATGATCCAGCAACCAAACCAAACACCGATCAAGGCCACGAACACGGGCAACTTGTCGCCGTCACTGAACTGATTGAAGAAGAACGCCACGGTCCCCAAGAACAAGAAGGCGAGGAATTCTTTCAGCGTTTCCATCCAGGTGCCAGGCTTGGGCAACCAAGCCACAAGCGATGGCCAGATGCCGATCATCAGGTAAGGCAATGCCATCCCGACGCCAACGATCATGATCACCGCGACGGTTTGCAGACT of Rhodopirellula islandica contains these proteins:
- a CDS encoding tRNA modification GTPase, which gives rise to MTSEADDTIAAIASPMAPAPRGIVRLSGHDCLDVLCRMEILDSAESIGRRSFRASKRLALGEPLGAIDVDVMVWPTQRSYTGQPSAELHLMGSPPLLQSSLDAAIRAGARAARPGEFTMRSFLAGRLDLTQAEAVLGVIEAEDRGSLDQALSQLAGNLSRPLQSARSTLLDLLADVEAGLDFVDEDIEFISDEVLVRRLDELRALLSQTRSQLSDRGGASPTIRVVLRGLPNAGKSRLLNVLSRTESAIVTDQAGTTRDLVTVESSWGGHSFQLIDTAGLESREESDPEARVSREAQLQAAEAARGADVHVWCMDATLGGDFEFLRNPDAVVPDAKRSAELICVATKRDLMPADWEGDLMQADFALSSESGAGVEKLIESLVGFAEQRDAGETGNVIGTAARCQDSLAAAMDHLDQAIQWTEQAAGHELVAAEMRLAVEAIGEVTGQVYTDDILDRVFGRFCIGK